In the Candidatus Electrothrix rattekaaiensis genome, one interval contains:
- a CDS encoding PIN domain-containing protein produces MNVLLDTNVVLDFVLDRQPFAKAAELVLETAKCRPIQFYLSATTITDLFYIAAKAKGKTFSLALIRDLLEFVEVAAVDKTVIFDALHSGLPDFEDAVQVEAAKQAAVSVIVTRNEADFVGAEIEACHPDEFLRRYR; encoded by the coding sequence ATGAATGTCCTTTTGGACACCAATGTTGTCCTTGACTTTGTGCTTGATCGACAGCCGTTCGCCAAGGCGGCGGAACTGGTGCTTGAGACGGCCAAGTGCCGCCCGATTCAATTCTATCTGTCCGCGACCACCATCACCGATCTGTTCTATATCGCCGCCAAAGCGAAAGGAAAAACCTTCTCACTGGCATTGATCAGGGATTTGCTGGAGTTTGTCGAGGTCGCTGCTGTGGATAAGACAGTGATTTTTGACGCGCTTCACTCCGGGCTGCCTGATTTTGAAGACGCTGTGCAGGTAGAAGCTGCAAAACAGGCCGCAGTCAGTGTCATCGTTACCAGAAACGAAGCGGATTTTGTCGGAGCGGAGATTGAAGCCTGCCATCCTGATGAATTTCTGCGGCGTTACAGATGA
- a CDS encoding DUF2283 domain-containing protein, which produces MKVKYFADTDTALIEFSDRETVETREISENVYADFDENGNIVSMTVEHAKANAELQEFSGLVLTSAILLKPFATHASISLTL; this is translated from the coding sequence ATGAAAGTGAAATATTTTGCTGATACTGATACCGCGTTGATTGAATTTTCAGACCGAGAAACAGTTGAAACGCGGGAGATCAGCGAGAATGTCTATGCTGATTTTGATGAGAACGGGAATATAGTCAGCATGACCGTTGAGCACGCCAAAGCCAATGCGGAATTACAGGAGTTTTCGGGCTTGGTTCTAACTTCGGCCATCTTGCTAAAGCCATTTGCTACCCATGCATCTATTTCGCTGACTTTATGA
- a CDS encoding CARDB domain-containing protein, with translation MKKQLILTILLVLLSVIPVQALIIDTRDIPLTKCCPHWGCIDAAYEYEWSKNAWDNKFATQQKWAPDQAGLQIDASGIRPRIVVRFQLSWRDLNSFKDLYFDNTDTRWPSALELDVVDFLSLFGNVGKTDFSIRSNLPDDALLDIDVSDYDSEKQLSVIIFRPDKLKAYKLYQIEFFPEILSVDLYGHYGKFRMSWQVSMNYKWIAAMRNGESTNCDILSLIDYLKDEVVDSGNTDIGPTLVTDYWNTYIPKAARHGWYYFTVSTDQTDKHPQGYNNYYMFEKDTIQNIVCWDDKQNPEHNSESTDYCQGLFDAPLGKYYRYDKSNNSGGSDNANGNNPNNRDPPPEQEVINDGTPRNNGDPDMKISTVTLSKGANSTRHHELEQDPEEKFYAYAQIKNIGTARAKDFKVKFYIDGGKKNFNRDNEDYQGSVRIEEFNSGAEIRYNRELTSPTEPGTYWVYACITSIDEDSDMGNNCSDEDDKEEYGKLIIVEPPPVPSDLTAHSLRLKSGETTLPGGRSFGFTVTVNNIGAGDAESNFQILYEKNGPSTGYVWKPLGESRFSAVPLYAGSSEEHSTFNELAAAPTEDGDYLIRSCVDSGGVISESNEGNNCSEELEIEVLPSLDPSLNPVYRFYSEVNTAHFFTISEAEKNTVIDTYPTEIWKYERIGFCAHTSQVDDSLPVYRFYSDANTAHFFTISETEKNNIINTYPEDIWRYERVGWYAYNYPKAGTVPVYRFYSDSNRAHFYTVFESEKQYIEDNYPDDVWRYEHVGWWTYPCP, from the coding sequence ATGAAGAAACAACTAATCTTGACAATTTTATTGGTTTTGCTGTCAGTTATTCCTGTTCAAGCATTAATTATAGATACAAGAGATATTCCTCTAACCAAGTGTTGTCCTCATTGGGGATGTATTGATGCGGCATATGAGTATGAGTGGTCAAAAAATGCTTGGGATAATAAATTTGCTACTCAGCAGAAATGGGCACCGGATCAAGCTGGATTACAAATTGATGCCAGCGGGATCAGGCCAAGAATTGTAGTAAGGTTTCAGCTTTCATGGAGGGATCTCAATAGCTTTAAAGACCTTTATTTTGATAATACGGACACTAGGTGGCCTTCGGCCTTAGAGCTGGATGTTGTAGATTTCCTGAGTCTGTTTGGTAATGTTGGGAAGACAGATTTTTCTATCCGAAGTAATCTTCCTGATGATGCGTTGCTTGATATAGATGTTAGCGACTATGACAGTGAAAAACAACTTTCAGTTATTATTTTCCGTCCAGATAAGCTGAAAGCTTACAAACTTTATCAGATAGAATTTTTTCCTGAAATTTTATCCGTTGATCTTTACGGGCATTATGGGAAGTTTCGTATGTCATGGCAAGTTAGCATGAACTACAAGTGGATTGCTGCCATGAGAAATGGAGAATCGACTAACTGTGATATTTTATCACTAATTGATTATCTGAAAGATGAAGTTGTTGATTCAGGAAATACTGATATAGGGCCTACATTAGTAACAGACTATTGGAATACATATATCCCTAAAGCAGCTCGTCATGGATGGTATTATTTTACTGTTAGTACAGATCAAACAGATAAACATCCTCAAGGGTACAACAATTACTATATGTTTGAAAAAGATACTATTCAAAATATAGTATGTTGGGATGATAAACAAAACCCAGAACATAATTCAGAAAGTACAGATTATTGTCAAGGTCTTTTCGATGCACCGTTGGGAAAATACTATAGGTATGATAAAAGTAACAACTCCGGCGGCTCCGATAACGCCAATGGCAATAACCCGAACAACAGAGACCCCCCACCAGAACAAGAAGTAATCAACGATGGCACCCCCCGGAACAACGGCGATCCCGACATGAAGATCAGCACAGTCACTCTCTCCAAAGGTGCGAACTCCACAAGACATCATGAGCTTGAACAAGACCCGGAAGAAAAGTTCTACGCCTACGCACAGATCAAAAACATCGGCACAGCCAGAGCAAAGGACTTCAAGGTTAAATTCTACATCGACGGCGGCAAGAAGAATTTCAACCGCGACAATGAAGATTATCAAGGTTCTGTCCGCATTGAGGAATTCAATTCAGGCGCGGAAATTCGCTACAACAGAGAGCTGACCTCTCCAACCGAACCGGGAACCTATTGGGTCTACGCCTGCATCACCAGCATTGATGAAGACAGCGATATGGGGAATAACTGCTCGGATGAAGACGACAAAGAAGAGTACGGCAAGCTGATTATCGTTGAGCCGCCGCCTGTTCCTTCAGATCTGACCGCCCATTCCCTCCGCCTCAAAAGCGGCGAAACTACTTTGCCAGGAGGCAGGTCTTTCGGTTTCACTGTTACCGTTAACAATATCGGTGCTGGCGACGCTGAAAGTAATTTCCAAATCCTTTATGAGAAAAACGGACCGAGCACAGGTTATGTATGGAAGCCTCTCGGTGAAAGCAGGTTCAGTGCAGTTCCGCTTTATGCAGGATCAAGTGAAGAGCACAGTACCTTTAACGAACTTGCTGCTGCTCCGACAGAAGATGGGGATTACCTGATCAGAAGCTGCGTGGACTCTGGAGGAGTTATTTCGGAATCAAATGAAGGGAACAACTGTTCTGAAGAACTGGAGATAGAGGTTCTTCCCTCATTAGATCCATCGCTGAACCCTGTTTATCGCTTTTATAGCGAGGTAAACACAGCGCATTTTTTCACCATATCCGAAGCTGAAAAGAATACAGTTATCGATACATATCCAACAGAAATCTGGAAGTACGAGCGAATAGGTTTCTGCGCCCACACCTCTCAGGTGGATGATTCACTTCCGGTATACCGCTTCTACAGTGACGCAAACACTGCTCACTTCTTCACGATTTCCGAGACGGAAAAGAATAATATTATAAATACATATCCAGAAGATATCTGGAGGTATGAACGTGTTGGCTGGTATGCATATAACTACCCGAAAGCTGGAACCGTTCCTGTATATCGTTTCTACAGTGACTCAAATAGAGCACATTTTTATACCGTTTTTGAATCAGAGAAACAATATATTGAGGATAATTATCCTGATGATGTGTGGAGATATGAGCATGTGGGGTGGTGGACATATCCTTGCCCTTGA
- a CDS encoding CZB domain-containing protein encodes MVKTEVITTLKLAAVSHRAWVSNAQALIDGVPLDKDKVPVSATECEFGKWYYGDGQCLKSIPGFKEIEKPHDNLHQTYAEIFALLYGEENKKPSFFSKLIGRAQKAEAEKKEAAKVKSLTLKDHSTEVIDHMEQLQRVINAMGDKQLSGYLS; translated from the coding sequence ATGGTTAAGACAGAAGTAATTACGACTTTGAAGCTCGCTGCGGTTTCCCATCGGGCATGGGTCAGCAACGCCCAGGCTCTGATAGACGGTGTTCCTCTGGATAAGGACAAGGTGCCGGTCAGCGCAACCGAATGCGAATTCGGAAAATGGTATTACGGCGACGGGCAGTGCCTGAAAAGTATTCCGGGCTTCAAAGAAATTGAAAAACCCCATGACAATCTCCATCAAACCTATGCGGAGATATTTGCTCTCCTCTATGGTGAGGAGAACAAGAAGCCGTCGTTTTTCAGTAAACTCATCGGGCGTGCTCAAAAGGCCGAGGCTGAAAAAAAGGAAGCAGCAAAGGTGAAGTCACTGACCCTGAAAGATCATTCCACCGAGGTTATTGATCACATGGAGCAGCTGCAACGAGTAATCAACGCGATGGGCGACAAACAGTTATCCGGCTACCTGTCCTGA
- the pheA gene encoding prephenate dehydratase, translating into MDEKKTIPQIRQRIDEIDDTVLSLLKERLECAQKIGALKKESARSTWDPRREREIYERLLADNGEKFPVKAVKSIFHEIITACRLAQKNVEVAFLGPEATFTHLAGVKFFGQTAEYKAEESIDEVFHEVEKGRVQYGIVPVENSIEGAVFSTLDSFMKYRVKICGELRLPIRHNLVCQSGDIKDIQTVASHYQPLAQCREWLRKHMANVPTLEVFSTAGAAQMAANNPNIGAIASELAVKTYNVQVAVSGIEDYQGNTTRFLVIGRQSPMPSGSDKTSLLLGMADRPGALNEALTVLSAKGINLAKIESRPIKGKQWKYLFFMDLVGHIEEPAIKEGCSILQQICAHYEWLGSYPKAESSEAVDEHV; encoded by the coding sequence ATGGATGAAAAGAAAACCATACCCCAGATTCGGCAGCGGATCGACGAGATTGACGATACCGTGCTGAGCCTGCTCAAGGAACGCCTTGAGTGCGCTCAAAAGATCGGTGCGTTGAAAAAAGAATCAGCACGTTCAACCTGGGATCCCCGCCGTGAGCGTGAGATATATGAGCGATTGCTGGCTGATAACGGCGAAAAATTTCCGGTAAAGGCCGTGAAGAGCATCTTTCATGAGATCATCACGGCCTGTCGGCTGGCCCAGAAGAACGTTGAAGTGGCCTTTCTCGGCCCAGAAGCCACCTTTACCCATCTGGCCGGAGTGAAGTTTTTCGGGCAGACTGCTGAGTACAAGGCCGAGGAATCCATTGATGAGGTCTTTCATGAGGTGGAAAAGGGCAGGGTGCAGTACGGTATTGTGCCGGTGGAAAACTCCATTGAAGGTGCAGTTTTTTCCACTCTGGACTCCTTTATGAAATACCGGGTCAAGATCTGTGGTGAACTACGCCTGCCTATCCGCCACAATTTGGTCTGTCAGTCCGGTGACATTAAGGATATCCAGACCGTGGCCTCCCATTATCAGCCCCTCGCCCAATGTCGGGAATGGCTGCGTAAGCATATGGCGAATGTGCCCACCTTAGAGGTTTTTTCCACGGCTGGAGCAGCTCAGATGGCGGCCAATAATCCCAATATCGGGGCTATTGCCAGTGAACTGGCTGTGAAGACTTATAATGTCCAGGTGGCGGTGAGCGGGATTGAGGATTACCAGGGCAATACCACCCGTTTTCTGGTGATCGGTCGCCAATCTCCCATGCCCAGCGGCTCTGATAAAACTTCCCTCCTGCTCGGCATGGCGGATCGGCCCGGTGCCCTGAACGAGGCCCTAACCGTGCTGTCTGCCAAGGGGATCAACCTAGCCAAGATTGAGTCTCGGCCTATCAAAGGCAAACAGTGGAAATATCTGTTCTTCATGGATTTGGTTGGTCATATTGAGGAACCTGCCATTAAGGAGGGGTGCTCCATTCTCCAGCAGATCTGCGCTCATTATGAATGGCTGGGTTCCTATCCCAAGGCAGAAAGCAGCGAGGCGGTGGACGAACATGTCTAA
- a CDS encoding ABC-F family ATP-binding cassette domain-containing protein has translation MSNLLSCRDLSKAFGAQTLFFSVNLVLAKGDQVGLIGPNGSGKSTLLKILAGLIEADNGEIFRQRHVRVSYLAQADVFAEDKSCADNLYAAVAALHLEEAEQYNRVHSLLSRAEFPEPDSPVSLLSGGWRKRLAICRALVVHPDVLVMDEPTNHLDIEGILWLEKLLKASLPESPDAYLMVSHDRRFLENTASRIVELSAAYPEGTLQVNGNYSAFLEKRELFLEQQQEQEERLANKVRRENEWLSRGPKARATKAKSRKDAAYRLQDELSEVKQRNRVGTAVDISFDGTDRKTKKLLVATGISKGFEGRSLFSDLDLTLSPGTRLGLLGRNGCGKSTLMQILAAAGSGDENSNLQPDSGTVTTADNLRIISFDQRREQLDQEQTLRRALAPDGDSVVYQDRSIHVASWAQRFLFRTDQLETPVARLSGGEQARILIASLMRQPADILLLDEPTNDLDIPSLNVLEQSLNEFAGALVLVTHDRFMLDRICDQVLGFDGQGNASLFADYGQWLAALKTGSDTGSKAEKEKKQQKKKSSSKPPAKKTVKKLSYMDQREYDQMEEKILEAESRQEELETEIQTPETAADPAKLAECCEELEIVQKEIVNLYSRWEELEILRNGD, from the coding sequence ATGTCTAATCTGCTTTCCTGCCGCGACCTGAGCAAGGCCTTTGGTGCTCAGACCTTGTTTTTTTCCGTGAATCTGGTTCTGGCCAAGGGTGATCAGGTCGGGCTGATCGGTCCCAACGGATCTGGAAAATCCACCCTGCTCAAGATCCTTGCCGGGCTGATTGAAGCGGATAACGGCGAGATCTTTCGTCAACGACATGTCCGGGTCAGTTATTTGGCCCAGGCTGATGTCTTTGCTGAGGACAAGAGCTGCGCTGATAATCTCTACGCTGCTGTTGCTGCACTCCATCTTGAGGAGGCGGAACAGTATAACCGGGTGCATAGCCTGCTCAGTCGGGCCGAATTCCCAGAACCAGACAGCCCGGTCAGTCTGCTCTCTGGAGGCTGGCGCAAACGACTGGCTATCTGCCGGGCCTTGGTGGTTCATCCTGATGTGCTGGTCATGGACGAACCCACCAACCATCTGGACATTGAGGGCATTCTCTGGCTGGAAAAGTTGCTTAAAGCCTCGTTGCCGGAAAGCCCGGATGCCTATCTTATGGTCAGTCATGATCGTCGTTTTTTGGAAAACACGGCCAGCCGGATTGTTGAGCTTTCTGCGGCCTATCCTGAAGGAACCCTTCAGGTCAATGGCAATTATTCCGCCTTCCTGGAAAAACGGGAGCTTTTTCTGGAACAGCAGCAGGAGCAGGAAGAACGCTTGGCCAATAAGGTACGGCGGGAGAACGAGTGGCTCAGTCGTGGCCCCAAGGCCAGGGCCACCAAGGCCAAGTCGCGCAAGGATGCCGCGTATCGGTTGCAGGATGAGCTGAGTGAGGTTAAACAGCGCAATCGGGTGGGCACGGCTGTGGATATTTCCTTTGACGGCACAGATCGTAAGACCAAGAAGCTGCTGGTTGCCACCGGCATCAGCAAGGGCTTTGAAGGGCGCAGTCTGTTCAGCGACCTTGATCTGACCCTGTCGCCGGGTACCCGGCTCGGTCTGCTTGGTCGGAACGGTTGCGGCAAGTCCACCCTGATGCAGATTCTGGCTGCGGCAGGCTCTGGTGATGAGAACAGCAATTTGCAGCCGGATAGCGGCACGGTCACCACGGCGGATAATCTCCGTATTATCAGCTTTGATCAGCGTCGGGAGCAGTTGGATCAGGAGCAGACCCTGCGGCGGGCCTTGGCCCCAGACGGTGATTCCGTGGTCTATCAGGATCGTTCTATCCATGTGGCTTCCTGGGCACAACGCTTTCTCTTTCGCACGGATCAGCTGGAGACCCCGGTGGCCCGCCTTTCCGGTGGTGAACAGGCCCGGATTCTCATCGCCTCGCTCATGCGCCAGCCTGCTGATATCCTGCTGCTGGATGAGCCAACCAATGATCTGGATATTCCCTCTCTGAACGTGTTAGAGCAGAGCCTGAATGAGTTTGCCGGGGCCTTGGTTTTGGTCACCCATGATCGTTTTATGCTGGATCGGATCTGTGATCAGGTTCTCGGCTTTGACGGGCAGGGCAACGCCTCCCTTTTTGCTGATTACGGGCAATGGCTGGCCGCTCTGAAGACAGGGAGCGATACAGGCAGTAAGGCGGAAAAGGAGAAGAAACAACAGAAGAAAAAGTCGTCTTCCAAACCTCCTGCCAAGAAGACCGTAAAAAAGCTTTCCTACATGGATCAGCGCGAGTACGATCAGATGGAAGAGAAAATTTTGGAGGCGGAGAGTCGTCAGGAGGAACTAGAGACTGAAATACAGACTCCGGAAACAGCGGCAGATCCGGCCAAGCTTGCTGAATGTTGTGAGGAGCTGGAGATTGTGCAGAAAGAGATCGTCAACCTGTACAGCCGTTGGGAAGAGCTGGAGATTTTGCGGAATGGTGACTGA
- a CDS encoding peptidylprolyl isomerase, protein MTVAKSGDSVKVHYTGSLEDGTQFDSSVGVAPLEFTLGSGQVIVGFDEAVTGMEPGEKKSVNIPADKAYGQRNEEMVISAPRDQVPADITPEVGQQLQLAGPNNQPIVVKITEVTDEHIQLDANPPLAGKDLTFELELVEIA, encoded by the coding sequence ATGACTGTAGCAAAATCAGGAGACAGTGTCAAAGTTCATTATACCGGTAGCCTGGAGGACGGCACCCAGTTTGATTCCTCTGTGGGCGTTGCTCCGCTGGAGTTCACCTTGGGCAGCGGCCAAGTGATTGTCGGGTTTGATGAGGCGGTCACTGGTATGGAGCCGGGTGAAAAGAAAAGTGTCAATATTCCTGCGGACAAGGCCTACGGTCAGCGCAATGAAGAGATGGTGATCAGCGCACCGCGTGATCAGGTGCCAGCGGATATCACCCCGGAGGTCGGGCAGCAGTTGCAGCTTGCCGGGCCCAATAATCAGCCCATTGTGGTGAAAATCACCGAGGTGACAGATGAGCATATTCAGCTGGATGCCAATCCGCCGCTGGCGGGCAAGGATCTCACCTTTGAGTTGGAACTGGTTGAGATCGCCTAG
- a CDS encoding ATP-binding protein, which produces MKEIVILSGKGGVGKSSLTAALAHLLTEKGTRLTLADTDVDAPNLHIVLGAEFDRSRAVAASDKAIIDYEKCSRCMRCVKACAFDSIIGDNEPIIISYSCEGCGVCALVCPEEAVSVQPMENGKINFVTSGAVRVVAGELGIGESSSGRLVDIVKREARQEASLNGSDLLLTDGPPGIGCPVIAALKGSDYAILVSEPTPSALSDLQRITEVVRGFNIPAGAVLNRNDMDEKSARITRDWLIRNEVPLLGEIPYDPCLPQALARGALAVNMYPDAPSSLALRNLHKVVEGLLD; this is translated from the coding sequence ATGAAAGAAATCGTTATTCTGAGCGGCAAAGGCGGGGTGGGGAAATCCTCGCTGACAGCGGCTCTGGCCCATCTGCTGACAGAAAAGGGCACACGCCTCACCCTGGCGGACACGGATGTTGACGCGCCGAATCTCCATATCGTGCTGGGGGCGGAGTTTGACCGCAGCAGAGCGGTCGCGGCCTCGGACAAGGCGATCATTGATTATGAAAAGTGCAGCCGCTGCATGCGCTGCGTGAAAGCCTGCGCCTTTGACTCGATCATCGGCGACAACGAACCGATTATTATCAGCTATTCCTGTGAGGGCTGCGGCGTTTGCGCGCTGGTCTGCCCGGAAGAGGCTGTTTCGGTGCAGCCGATGGAAAACGGCAAAATAAATTTTGTCACTTCCGGGGCTGTCCGGGTGGTGGCCGGAGAATTGGGTATCGGCGAATCCAGCTCAGGACGGCTGGTGGATATTGTTAAACGGGAGGCTCGACAGGAGGCATCGTTGAACGGCAGCGATCTGCTGCTCACGGACGGCCCGCCGGGCATCGGCTGCCCGGTGATCGCGGCCCTGAAGGGATCGGATTACGCCATTCTGGTCAGTGAACCCACCCCGTCCGCTCTGAGTGATCTGCAACGGATTACCGAGGTGGTGCGCGGTTTCAACATCCCTGCCGGAGCAGTGCTCAATCGGAACGATATGGACGAAAAATCCGCCCGCATCACCCGTGACTGGCTTATCCGAAACGAGGTGCCCCTGCTGGGCGAGATCCCTTATGATCCGTGTCTGCCCCAGGCTCTGGCGCGCGGTGCTCTGGCCGTGAATATGTATCCTGATGCGCCTTCCTCCTTGGCACTGAGAAATCTGCATAAGGTGGTGGAAGGGTTGCTTGACTGA
- a CDS encoding P-loop NTPase, with translation MNKKLHPEIIKHFHSTTFTTPIIGVTGGKGGVGKSTIAINLAAAFVANGKKVALIDADVDAPNDSLLLGIPLENPEPVTIMQPVFDSDKCTDCQKCVKACQMNSLFRSREKTITMMGECNGCEACYLVCPADAVGRGSHSVGTLYTTRRGDLTLYTGALQPGLAESALVVNAVKKAAFADADNFDIILVDTAPGTHCNVIGALKGAGHVLAVTEPTPLGAHDLELILSLLDMFAVQTSVVLNRSDLPGQQEKTEKTGRAGSVPVAAEIKLDKDLLAGYLQGTPVVELFPNSSAAKIFLDLADRLAAAWPDQKTQAKTKARQEQL, from the coding sequence GTGAACAAGAAACTGCACCCGGAAATCATCAAACATTTCCATAGTACGACCTTTACGACCCCGATTATCGGGGTCACCGGCGGCAAGGGAGGGGTGGGCAAATCAACCATAGCGATTAATCTGGCTGCCGCCTTTGTTGCCAACGGCAAAAAGGTCGCCTTGATCGACGCGGATGTGGACGCGCCCAATGACAGCCTCCTGCTCGGGATACCCTTGGAAAATCCCGAGCCGGTCACCATTATGCAGCCGGTTTTTGATTCGGACAAATGCACGGATTGCCAAAAATGCGTTAAGGCATGTCAAATGAACAGCCTGTTTCGTTCCCGGGAAAAAACCATCACCATGATGGGGGAATGCAACGGCTGCGAAGCCTGTTACCTAGTCTGTCCGGCAGATGCCGTCGGGCGCGGAAGCCATTCCGTGGGCACTCTGTACACAACCAGACGAGGCGACCTGACGCTATACACCGGGGCCCTTCAGCCCGGCTTGGCGGAAAGTGCTCTGGTGGTCAATGCGGTCAAAAAGGCGGCCTTTGCCGATGCGGATAATTTTGACATCATCCTGGTTGATACTGCGCCGGGAACTCATTGCAATGTGATCGGTGCCTTAAAAGGAGCCGGTCATGTGTTGGCGGTGACTGAACCGACCCCGCTGGGGGCGCATGATCTTGAGCTGATCCTTTCGCTGCTGGATATGTTTGCCGTCCAAACGAGTGTTGTGCTCAATCGTTCGGACCTGCCCGGTCAACAGGAAAAAACGGAGAAAACAGGTCGGGCCGGTTCCGTTCCTGTTGCAGCGGAAATCAAACTGGATAAGGATCTGCTGGCCGGTTATCTGCAAGGAACGCCGGTGGTTGAACTTTTTCCGAACTCATCAGCGGCAAAGATTTTTCTGGACCTGGCTGACCGCCTTGCAGCAGCTTGGCCGGATCAGAAAACACAGGCAAAAACAAAGGCAAGGCAGGAGCAGTTATGA
- a CDS encoding NifB/NifX family molybdenum-iron cluster-binding protein — protein MKICITATGSDINAATDTAFGRAPWFVLVDTESGTTQGIENASAQAAQGAGIAAAQTMSEHGVDAVLTGRLGPKARTALEASGVGMYEGLGRSTVAEALEQFRAGQYGAADQAQANAAAADTASSSGSASPNACKGPGAVRVQGGGYGQGQGRGQGQGQGRGKGGCACGNGTGNGTGKGQGRRRGR, from the coding sequence ATGAAAATCTGTATTACAGCAACAGGAAGCGATATAAACGCAGCAACAGATACCGCGTTCGGCAGGGCACCTTGGTTTGTTCTGGTCGATACAGAATCAGGCACAACCCAGGGTATTGAGAACGCATCGGCACAGGCTGCGCAGGGAGCCGGTATTGCGGCGGCTCAAACCATGAGCGAGCACGGAGTCGATGCCGTGCTTACCGGGCGGCTGGGACCGAAGGCCAGGACAGCATTGGAAGCATCAGGAGTCGGAATGTATGAGGGATTAGGCCGTTCCACGGTTGCCGAAGCTCTGGAACAATTCCGCGCCGGACAATACGGTGCTGCCGATCAGGCTCAGGCCAACGCTGCTGCCGCCGATACCGCCTCCTCTTCCGGGTCGGCTTCGCCGAACGCATGCAAAGGCCCCGGTGCCGTCCGGGTCCAAGGCGGCGGCTATGGCCAAGGACAAGGTCGGGGGCAAGGTCAGGGCCAAGGCCGAGGAAAAGGCGGCTGCGCTTGCGGCAACGGAACAGGTAACGGAACAGGAAAGGGTCAGGGACGCAGGAGGGGCCGGTGA